ATTTTGCTTTTTTGGTTGGTAAACAAATAGAAGATTGGTTGATTCAGTTCAAAAGTAGTTTTTTATCTAATCAGACATTATCTGTAACTGAATTTGGAGCTGGTGATGGAAGCTTTATGAGTGGATTAATTAAATATTTTTTAGAAAACAGCAAGAATTTTTTAGAAGGAGTTTCTTTTGTAATTATTGAACCTAATGAAGGGATGGTAGAAAAACAAAAAAATAAATTGGAGGAATTTTTGAACTTAGGTATTGATATTTTATGGAAAGGTTTGGATGAAGTAGAGGAAAATAATATAAATGGAATAGTTCTTGCAAATGAGGTTTTGGATGCTTTGCCAGTAGAAAGAATAACCTTCTCAAAGGGAAAATTAATTCGACAAGCAGTTTCAATAGACAAAAAATCTCATAAATTATTTTTTGATAAAATGCCAATTACACGCGAATTGGAAAAAAGTTTTGAACTTGCTAAAAGTGAGTTGGAAATAACTATTCCGCCTGAAGATGCTCTTGAAGGGTGGACGACAGAATGGCATGTAGATAACTCAAAATGGTTAGAAGCTATTTATGGGAAAATCAATAATGGTATTTTATTGATAATTGATTACGCTAAAGAAGCTAAAAAATACTATAACTCTAAGAATTCTGATGGGACGATAGTTTCTTATGTAAATCAAAAAATGAAGAATAATGTCCTAGATTCCCCTGGAAATTGCGATTTAACCTCTCATGTGTGCATAGAAACTTTAATTAATGATGCTGAGACTCTTGGGTTTAATACTGATGGAATAACAAAACAAGGCGAGGCTTTGTTGGCGCTTGGATTGGCAGAGAGACTTTATGGGATTCAGAAAGAATTTAAGGAGAATTTATCAAATGCTCTTTTAAGAAGAGAGGCATTACTCAGACTCGTAGATCCTGTTTGTTTAGGTGATTTTAAGTGGTTTGTTTTTAAAAAGTTTAATGAGAAGAAAATGAATATAAATTCAACCTGTTTGCGTTAAGAAAAAAACTTTAAAAATAATGAATCTTCTACGTCATCATATATATCAACAGCACCAATTTCTTTCGGTAATATAAATCTCATTTTGCCATCACGAACTTTTTTATCGCCCATAAGTATTGTTAGAACGTCTTCTTTATTAATTTTGGGGATCTCGGTAGGAAGATCATAACTCTCTAAGAGAATTCGCTGTCTCTCTAATTCTTCCTTAGACCATAACCCTTTTTCAATTGCTATTTTCCCTGCAATATTCATACCAATTGATATTGCCTCACCATGCAGAAATTTGCCGTATCCACATAAATTTTCAATAACGTGACCAAAAGAATGACCATAATTCAATATTGCTCTAACACCATTTTCATGTTCGTCTTGAGAAACAACATGAGACTTTGTTTTAATTGAACTATTAATTATTTTAATTAGATATTCATTTTTGAGATTTATAAGTTCATTTTTGTTTTTTTCAATTTCTAAGTATTCGAAAAGTTCTTTATCTCTTATTACTCCGTATTTTATTACTTCGGCCATACCTGCACTAAATTCTCTTTTTGGCAAACTTTTTAAAGTTTCTGGATCAATAAAAACTGCTTTAGGTTGATTGAAAGCTCCAATTAAATTCTTACCCTTTGGATGATTTACTCCTGTTTTCCCTCCCACAGATGAATCAACCATTGATAATAATGTTGTTGGAATCTGAATATATTCGATACCTCTCAGCCAAGTCGCAGCTGCAAAACCACTTACATCTCCAACAATTCCTCCTCCAAGGGCAATAATTATTGAATTTCTATCTAAGCCAAATTCAAATGCTACATCATATATTTCACTTAAGGTTTTTAAGTTTTTATATGATTCTCCAGCCTTGATAAGGAACATTTTGGCCTGAAATTTATTATCTTTTAAATTATTTAAAAATTTTTCTCCATACAAATTTGATATTTCTTCATTTGAAATCACAAGTATTTTTCTATTCTTTGTTATTCCAATTTTTAAAAGTTCTTCGCTGATATTATTCAGTATCCCTGCTTCTAGAGTTACTTCGTATGACTTATCACCTAATGGGACTAATATTTTTCTCTTATTCACAATTGATTACCTAGTTAAAATTTATAAATATTTGGTATTAAATACTTTATATATTAGCAAAATCTAAGCTTTAGATCCTTAAAAATTCAGTTGTTAAGAATTAGAAATGGTAATAAAATCATGCTATGAGTTTTAAAAAAAATATAAACGATATTAAGAAAAATTATTCCCTAGGAATAATTGGAGGTGGTCAACTGGCCTTGATGTTAACAGAGGCAGCAAAAAAAAGAGATTTAGAAGTATGTGTGCAAACAAAATCTTGTGATGATCCTGCTGGTTTAAAAGCAGATCATGTCATAGAAGCTGATCCTTTAAAGATAAGAGGTAATAAATCATTAATTAATGAGTGTGAAAAAATAATTTTTGAAAATGAATGGATAAAAATTGATAAATTAAATTTAATTGACAATAAAGATATTTTTGTTCCAAGCCTTAATGCAATTAAGCCATTAGTAGATAGGTTTTCTCAAAAAAAATTAATAGACAGAATGAATATTCCCTGCCCAAAATGGATAAGTATTGAAGATTTTAAAAATCTCTCGGATGAGGAAATCAATAATTGGACTTTTCCTCTAATGGCAAAAACAAATAAAGGTGGATATGACGGCAAAGGGAACAGAAAAATAAAAACAAAAGAAGATTTAGATTCTTTTTTAACAGAGAATAGTTCTAATGAATGGTTAATAGAAGAATGGATAGAGTATGAAAAAGAATTGGCTCTTGTTGGTTCGAGAGATAGGACCGGTAAGATTAGATTCTTTCCAATAGTTGAGACGTTTCAATCAAACCATGTTTGTGATTGGGTTCTTGCACCTGGAACAAATGAATATGATTTGAACTTATTTGCAATAAATATTTTCTCTTCAATCGTCAATGAACTGAATTACGTTGGAGTTTTAGCTATTGAATTCTTCTATGGAGATAATGGTCTTTTAATTAATGAAATAGCTCCTAGAACACATAACTCAGCTCATTTCTCTATTGAAGCTTGCACTTCAAGTCAGTTTGATCAATATGTTTGCATTTCTTCTGGGATAATACCACCTGAAATTAAAATGAACTGTGAAGGCGCAATTATGATAAATCTACTGGGGTTAAAAAAGAATTTCCCAATCTCAATGGAAACCAGAATTAAAATGTTATCTGAAATTGAGGGTTCTAATATTCATTGTTATGGCAAATCTCGCGAAATTCTGGGAAGAAAAATGGGTCACATCACATTTTTATTAAATGGTAAAACGCATTCAGAAAGATATGATGAAGCTCAAATTTTATTAACTATGGTAAGAGACATTTGGCCATCTCCAAATGCATAAAAAAATGAGTTAGAGTTGGATTACTGGATCTTTGGTTAAGTTCTTCTTTATGTGCTCTGATCTGACTCTCTTTCGACATGAGGAGACTGTCGTGACGCGGTAGTAAACCGATCTTGTAATCGGAAACGAAAGCCCACTTTGAATCCTCTTCTGGCATTTCCAGGTCGATGCAGCAGAGAACTGACGGGGATCCGGTGTTACCTATCAAAATTCTTGCTATAACAGGCTTTTGGTAGGTATTTAATTTTTTGGAATAACTGAGCTGTTTTTATTCTCTATCAGTGTAAATAATTTATTTGCCAAAATACTTGACGATCCATTTCTAATGCATTTATATTAGTAGTACACATGTATTACTAAGTAATGACTTTAGGAGGAGCTAATGTTTGGACTAATTTTTCTTACGGTTATCGTAATGAGTCCCCAAGTGGTTGGTTGCTTAGCCCAGACCGCAGCAGATTAATTTTATTTATAAGGAATAAAAAATCTCCAAGAAATAGTATGAGAATTTTTGCTCATACATATTATGCAAATGATCTTGGTGAGCCAATGGCAATTAAATCATCCACTCAAATGTATTTGGATAATGCTTGGGATAAATGGCATGACCTTCAATTAGAAGGCTGGACTTTTGAAGAACTTGAATTACCTGAATCTGTATGACTAATTTAAATCCAATCAAAAAGAAATTATCAAAAGTAGATAGAAAGATATCTATGCAAGACCCATCAAAATTATTAGCAGAATTTTTTAATGGTGTTGTCATTGAACTTGATGAAGAATATAAATATGACCCATAAAGAATTGATAGATCAAGTTTCCGCAAATTTATTTAAACAAAGTGGAAAGCTAGAAAGCAGAAGATCTTGGTTGGCAATGAGAAATTATCTTGAACAATTAGATACCGAACAACTTAAATCCATGCTTAAGGACCACGGATGATTTAAAAACTTTATTTAGTTTTTATTTTTTTCTTAATTCTTAGAAAACCGTAAGTTGCAAAGCCAACCAAAAACATATCCAAGTAAATATGCCAAGTAGGAAAAATCTGGTGTATTAATTCCATTAACTTTTTATTGCCACTTGCCAATAAGGATAATCTAAATTTGATTTTTCTCTAATCAATTGTAATTTTCTAGAATTTATTTTTACTACTATTCCATCTGTTGGATATTTACTAAAAAGCTTCCCTTCTAGCCATTGTTTTCTAAATACTTCAACTTGGCTCGTAAAGTTGCATGAAATATCCTGGGGGATCGTGAAGCCAAGCTTTGAAAGACTCTTTTTGGACTCATATTGGTTAAGTGTTGAATTAAGTATTTGAAATGCGCAGAAGCTAAGACTTTCAGAAAATCCTTCTTTAGCTCTTAGAAATCCAGAAGCGATTCTCTGGGAGATATTTGGACTTTGGTTGGGTGCATATAATTCACCTCTAACTTGAAGAACCCCTCGTAGAGGGAGATTATTGGGAATGTCTTGGACTTTAATAAGTTTACTAGTAACGTCTGCCCCTTTTCTTGAAATTGCTTTCTCCAAGGTTCCATCCCTGTATTGCAAAGCAACAGCACAACCATCAATTTTCGGTTCAATTAATAATCTGGTATCTACTAATAATCCTTTCAAAAATTCATCTATTGAATCCTTTTCTAATGAGGGTAAAACTAGTTTATTTTTCTTTTTAAAGTAATCACAATTAGGGTTTGTTCTTAATAAATTTTTTTCAAGTTGGTCGAACTGCTTATCAGAGATTAAAGCATTACCATTTCTATAATTATCGTCATACCATTCAATTCGTTCTTCTAAATAAGTCTTCATTAATACGATGGCTTAAGTTTTTGGCTAGGTATCCAACTTGGTTTATCTATAATCCATTTTTCTCTATCTTCATATTTAACAGTCCATAAAAGAAATGAAGAAGTCTCTTTTAGAGTTATGCCAACCAAATATCTTGTTTTTGGACTTATTGATATAAATCCAATTAACAATATTAATAAAATAAGTTTAAACATACCTTTAATCATTTAAAAACTCAGCGTAATTTTTGCGAACTTTTTAATTAATGCAATTCTTATAACCTTCAATCTTTGCTAATTCATCAACGTTCAATCCTGTTTCCTCTAGTAAAGTTTCTCCTATATCATCCTTATTAAATTTAGTTAAGGCTCCTTTAGTAGAGTACTTAATACATTGGTTTTTGTATTTTGCTTCTTTGACAACAGGAGATAAATAAAAACTAAACAAGATGATAAAAGCTCCATAGGTTACAACTTTTCTATGGTTTTTCCACCATTCATAAAATTTATTGGACACGAAAAAAAATAATTAATTTCTATTTTAAATTGATTGTCAACAAATTACCTTAGCAATTGAAGGATTGCTTAATTTATTGTTTTTTCATTAATAGATTTAAGCCAAGAATAATATCTTGATTTTCTAATTCTTTGCTCTTTCGAGACTAATCTATCCGCAGATTCTAGGGGTGATTCTCCTTTCTCAACTTTTGTTGTAATAGAAATACCAAAACCTTTTGCTTCAATTTTTGCAATGCCACCCTCTAAAAAAAATAAAAAAGACCAACCTTTGTTCCATCCTAAATAGAAGGGATTTCGATACATAGCATTCTTTTGGAGATACTCTTTAAATGATATTTTCCTTTTCAAGGAGTTACTTGTATACACTATTACCAAATAAGAAGTTTACAGCTGATTATTTTGGAAAGTAATTTTAGTATTTAAATAATTACCAGATCAATACTTGACGTCTATGAGTAGTACATTTATATTAATAGTACAACCGTATTATCTTCATGACTTCAGGAGTCGCTAATGTTCGGACTTATTTTTATCGTGGCAGCCTTATTGACCCCCCAACTGGCTGGTTGTTTAACAAAAAAAGTGGTTTATTAATTTTTTTTGAGAGTTATAAGAAATCTGTATCTAATAACTTAAAAGTATATACTCATCTTTTCTATGCAAATGAATTAGGTGAACCAGCCCAGATTAAAAATTCAAGACTTCATTCTATTGAGTGTGCTTGTGAAACATGGAATGAATTAATTTCAGGAGGTTGGCAAATTGTTACTAATAAATTCCAGTAATCATGATCAAGGTAAATCCGTCAAAATGGGAATATCTAAAAGAATCTACCCTAAAACGAAAACGAACAAAGATTTGTATTACTTGCAATCACTTTCGCTACAGCACTACAGAAACTTTCGCTACTATCTTAATCTGTCCAAAATACGAAAAACGCATACCACAGGGTGATCATTTACTTAAAGGCTGTGAGTATTGGCAAAAAAATAGGACGATATTTTCTCCTGAAGCATCTTAATTATTCTCTAATTAAACTTCTCTAGGTAGAGATATTTAATTATGTAAACAAAGCATTATTTTATACAACTTAAAAAATTCTTTTTAAGTAATTTTGAAGCATGATTCAATTCTACTTTTCCATATTTTTATTAGTTGTGCTTACATTTTTTGCACTTTTATTAGATGCGCCAGAATTGGCATCTTTAATTCAAACATTTTAGAAAATAATAAATCAGCATTTTTACTGATTTACTTTCTTAATAAGTAAGGCTTAGGTTTAACTAGTTGAATAGGAGGGATCTAATGATTGACAGTCCACCAGAGGAGTTAAATTATAAAATTTAAATCTAGATAAAACTAATGCTAAATCTGGAATGAATCTTCTATTTGAGATTCATTCCTTTTTAATTTCTTTCTAAAAAATGTAAATTATAAATATTAAATTTTAAAAGTAAAAAATCTGTACATATTAAAATGATTTGAGGCCTAAGTCTCTTCTTAGAGAGTGGCTAACTCTACCTGAATCCAAAACCACTTTTTTGTTCTTCTTTTTCTTCCCATTCATTAATAATTAGTTTTAGTAAACTTTTAAGTTCTGAATTAGAAGCATCAGTATCTTTTTGAAGATTTATACAAATGTTTTTTATTTCCTCAAAAGCATTATCAATTAAGATTGTTTTTTGATCTGGATTAGCCATAGAATTTTAAAATGCTCCATTACAGTTGAACCCACTGCAGTTAATAACCCTGAAAATATTCATTACAAAGTTGTGGAATCTTCCATCATAAAAAAATGCCCAAGTTGTAAAGATAGCAAAACCAGACACAGCAAACGCAGCATATTGAAGCCAATGTATTCCATAGCTGTCCAATCCATTTTTATCAAAATCAGAATTACTCAAATTCTTTTTTGTTTTATAATAAAAATTTTTTTAAAAAAAGGAGAGTTTGTTTTGAAGGAGAGATTTATTTCTTCTTGAATCCTAGATCTATTAATCGCTTAAATAAATCCTGGAACTATCCATCCAAAAAAACCGTAGTTTATTATTAAAGCTAAAAAACCAATCATAGCTAACCTCCCATTTGTTATTTCGGCATTTTTCCAAAATTTACCCATATAGTTTTTACTTTTTTTCGAATTTTTATCTATCAAATAATTTGGTTCCAAAGGTTCTTGTAATCTTTTTATCGCGTACAAAGAAAATTGGATCGTAATAGCGATGACAACTATTATAAAACTAGTAAGAGCATCCATTTTTTATATTTCATATGAGATCAATTAGTGGCCAAAGAGTAAATGACGTTTGTAAGTATCAAATATTTCCTTATTTCTGCTTATTGACAGAGGAAAACATTACCTGAATTATTAATGAATGTAACATATATAAAAAATATTAGTATGAAATCTTACTTTTTCTTTGGATTTCACATTTTTGAAGACTTTAGTGTCACAATAGTGTGTCATTGATATCTTAAGAGCACTCTTAAATAAAACTACAAAATTAGCTGTAAAGTCTTATTTCCCCAAAATAAAAAATCATTAAAGATTTTATAAAAATATTTTTAATGTTATTTGCTTAAATTAATTTTTAATTACTAGAAACTATTACTTTTGTTTGATTTCTGGAAGGTAAAATCTATTTCCTAATGTATAACCAATTGACATTAGTACGAACCCAATAAGTTGAGGTAAATGAGAATTTGCTAGAGAGATTTTTTCAATCATTTCTCAATATATAAATTTATATAATAATAAAAAATTTTAAATACTGTAAATCTATTTTCTTTTTGATTCTTTAATTTCCCCAGATTTCTTGAGTGAATTAACAAGTCTTTCATTTTCTGTTTTTAAATTTTCTAATGCAGATTTTGTGAATTGTTCTTTAGCCTCAAATTTTGCTGAACTTATTACTTTTTTATTAGGTAGTTTTTTCTTCGGTTCTGGCTTCATATTAAACAGCTTTTTGAAAATCTTAGAAGTTATTTTTCTTGTATTAGGTATTATTTTTTACAGTTTTCTGGTTAATAATATTTGTTTACATAGACAAATTAATCTTTATCTTTTGGGAGCCTTAACCATCCAGAAGTCCATTCTGATTTTAGTTTTGTCCATAAGATCCTTTTAATATCTTTTTTATTTTTGGTAGGAAAAATATCAACCCATCTATCTTCATTTTTACCACCATAAGCTTTAATTTGATAATGCCTGTTACCATTAATAGTTTTTGGTGCTGTCCAACAAATAGTAGGAGGCCATTTCATGAGAAATTTTAAAAGTAAAAAACTAAAGGTTGCTTTGCCCAGTCAAAACTAAACCATAATAAGCAATCGTACCAAGGATAAGTACGATACCTAGTATTCTAATAATCATGCTTTAATATTTTTAAATTCACATCATATTAAAGAAGTTTTATAAATTTGAGTTGAAGATTTAATATTTTCTAATTTTTCCTTTTTTTATTTCTAACTATGGAGTGGCAAGATTCAGGATGCCATTCATTCTGAATTTTGCTAATAAAATCATAAATAAATGAATCGGGACATCCAGTTTTTTTTTGAAGTTCTGAAAGTTCTTCTTTAATGAATTCATATACACTCGTTATCACCCCTAAATTTTCTTCTTGGGAGGGAGCCCATTTTTTATTCTCCATTAATATTTTTTAAATTATTTTCCACAATATCGTAATAGGTTATGTCTCCATAATCAGCATCTGAACAACACAAATCTCCATATATTTCCTCTAACAAATCGTACGCATCTGAATACTTATCAAAACTTTGAGCTGTTAATTCGTCATCCTTCCCATCAATTCTAATTATTTTGTAGGTCATATTTTAATTAGATGCAAAAAGTATTTTTTTTGATTCATTAGATCATCTTATAAATAAAAATCTTATTTAGGAGTATTAGTTGGGTAAAGCTTCTGAATTTTATTTTTCTGAATTTCTAATTTTCTTCTTTCATATTTTTTTTCCATTATTTTTCTGATAAATAATTGTGGGATGAGCCAAACTAACGCGATAGCTATGGCCATGAAAGCAGGATTTCTCCACGTTAACCTAATAATCTCTTGTATAAATTCTTGATTGAAAATTTCCATACATTAAATTTTGATGATAAAAATATCTTTGCTTTCTTTTATAAAATCTTTTAAATTTCATAATTCATCATAACCTTAAAAAATCTAATAAGGAATTTTATAAATTTTTTCTTTTTCTAGTTCTTTTTCTTTTATATTTGGATTTAGATTAATCTTTTATTTTTAAGTTTAGAGATGTCGACTTATCTCATTACAGGATCAAATAGGGGTATTGGATTAGAACTATGTAGGCAAATTCATAAGAGGGGAGATAATGTAATTGCAACGTGTAGGAAAGCTTCAAAAGAACTTAGAGATTTAGGAGTGAGAATTGAAGAGAATATAGAAATTTCTTCAGATGAGTCGATAACAAATTTGTGTAAAAAACTATCTGGAGTTAATTTAGATTGCTTAATTCATAATGCAGGAATTTATGAATTTAATTCTTTCGAAAACTTAGATAAACAAAGTATTTTGAGGCAATTTGAAGTTAATGCATTGAGCCCAATAAGTATGACCCAATCACTTAAACACCTTTTAAAAAGATCTTCTAAAGTTGCTTTTATCACAAGTAGAATGGGATCTATTGAAGATAATTCATCTGGAAGTTCTTATGGTTACAGGATGTCTAAGGTAGCTTTGTCAATGGCAGCAAAATCACTTTCTATAGATTTATCAAGAGATGATATTTATGTAGCTATTTTGCATCCTGGTTTAGTGAGTACAAGAATGACTGGCTTTACAAGAAATGGAATTAGTCCTGAAGAATCAGCAAATGGCCTTTTAAAACGTATTGATTCTTTAAATAAAAATAATTCGGGTACGTTTTGGCATGCCAACGGAGAGGTTTTGCCTTGGTAGTATCTATATTTTTATTTTTAAGAGATTTATATTGTTAATTTGTTAATAAACTTTTAAATTTTGAACGAATTTCTTTCCTTGTTTCATTCTTTTAGTTATCTTTAAGAAAACATTAGTAAAGGAGGTGATTCATTGTCGTATCTACCGAAAAATGCGGTTATCAAAGGGGCCGTGAATTCAGTATCTTCATCAAATTCATCGGTCTCTTTTTCTTTGATTAAGAAAAAAGGTTTTATAATCAATAGATTTATATAAATCAGTTATTTAATAATTAAAAGCTCTGCATCTCATAAGTTGCAGAGCTTTTTTTATGAATTTAAATAGTCTTTCAAAATTTACTCTATCTTTTTTGGCCGAAGTAAATTAAGGCTAAAAAAGATAAAGTGCTTACCAAAGCGATTAAGTACCATCCAGTTGAGGAGTTGCTAGTTACTTCGGTCATTTATTTAGATTTATCGGAGGAATTTATTATTTGAGTGAAAATCACAATTGATATCATTAAAAAAACTAAAAGGATGTAAGTTACGTTCATTTATAGAAAAATGCTAATTATCAAAAAGATTATTCCTAGAACTACCGCGACAATTGCTCCATCTACTAATAAGTCTTTCCATGTATAACTTTTAAGCATCCTTGCTTTATCTTCTTCACTCATAAGGTTCTTTAACCACGTCCAATCTAAAAGCTGTGTCAATGCAACACCAAAAATTAAATGACCAAACAAAATACCAATTAAATCAATTCTAGAAATATCTTTAGTGAGACTTGTAATAATAAAAAAGTCCACTAGCTTTTTTCTTTATTAGATAAAGCACCACCTTCTTCTTTGTATTTTTCCCAAGCTTCGCTTATTTTTGCTTTAGAGAAATTTTGTTTTCCCTCAGAGAATTTATTTTTGAGGTTATTTAAACTATTAGTCAGTTCTTTTTTTGTTGGTTCATCAAGAAAGTTTGATGTTAATTTCCATAAGTACCAGCTACTTGCTAGAAGAAGAATTAATCCGAGTAATTGCATATTAGTTTTTTACCATCCTA
This window of the Prochlorococcus marinus XMU1410 genome carries:
- a CDS encoding SDR family oxidoreductase, producing MSTYLITGSNRGIGLELCRQIHKRGDNVIATCRKASKELRDLGVRIEENIEISSDESITNLCKKLSGVNLDCLIHNAGIYEFNSFENLDKQSILRQFEVNALSPISMTQSLKHLLKRSSKVAFITSRMGSIEDNSSGSSYGYRMSKVALSMAAKSLSIDLSRDDIYVAILHPGLVSTRMTGFTRNGISPEESANGLLKRIDSLNKNNSGTFWHANGEVLPW
- a CDS encoding 5-(carboxyamino)imidazole ribonucleotide synthase, with product MSFKKNINDIKKNYSLGIIGGGQLALMLTEAAKKRDLEVCVQTKSCDDPAGLKADHVIEADPLKIRGNKSLINECEKIIFENEWIKIDKLNLIDNKDIFVPSLNAIKPLVDRFSQKKLIDRMNIPCPKWISIEDFKNLSDEEINNWTFPLMAKTNKGGYDGKGNRKIKTKEDLDSFLTENSSNEWLIEEWIEYEKELALVGSRDRTGKIRFFPIVETFQSNHVCDWVLAPGTNEYDLNLFAINIFSSIVNELNYVGVLAIEFFYGDNGLLINEIAPRTHNSAHFSIEACTSSQFDQYVCISSGIIPPEIKMNCEGAIMINLLGLKKNFPISMETRIKMLSEIEGSNIHCYGKSREILGRKMGHITFLLNGKTHSERYDEAQILLTMVRDIWPSPNA
- a CDS encoding DUF1651 domain-containing protein, which encodes MTSGVANVRTYFYRGSLIDPPTGWLFNKKSGLLIFFESYKKSVSNNLKVYTHLFYANELGEPAQIKNSRLHSIECACETWNELISGGWQIVTNKFQ
- a CDS encoding NAD-dependent DNA ligase, producing the protein MKTYLEERIEWYDDNYRNGNALISDKQFDQLEKNLLRTNPNCDYFKKKNKLVLPSLEKDSIDEFLKGLLVDTRLLIEPKIDGCAVALQYRDGTLEKAISRKGADVTSKLIKVQDIPNNLPLRGVLQVRGELYAPNQSPNISQRIASGFLRAKEGFSESLSFCAFQILNSTLNQYESKKSLSKLGFTIPQDISCNFTSQVEVFRKQWLEGKLFSKYPTDGIVVKINSRKLQLIREKSNLDYPYWQVAIKS
- a CDS encoding TIGR02450 family Trp-rich protein, encoding MKWPPTICWTAPKTINGNRHYQIKAYGGKNEDRWVDIFPTKNKKDIKRILWTKLKSEWTSGWLRLPKDKD
- a CDS encoding DUF1651 domain-containing protein gives rise to the protein MTLGGANVWTNFSYGYRNESPSGWLLSPDRSRLILFIRNKKSPRNSMRIFAHTYYANDLGEPMAIKSSTQMYLDNAWDKWHDLQLEGWTFEELELPESV
- a CDS encoding chlorophyll a/b-binding protein translates to MDALTSFIIVVIAITIQFSLYAIKRLQEPLEPNYLIDKNSKKSKNYMGKFWKNAEITNGRLAMIGFLALIINYGFFGWIVPGFI
- the aroB gene encoding 3-dehydroquinate synthase, with translation MNKRKILVPLGDKSYEVTLEAGILNNISEELLKIGITKNRKILVISNEEISNLYGEKFLNNLKDNKFQAKMFLIKAGESYKNLKTLSEIYDVAFEFGLDRNSIIIALGGGIVGDVSGFAAATWLRGIEYIQIPTTLLSMVDSSVGGKTGVNHPKGKNLIGAFNQPKAVFIDPETLKSLPKREFSAGMAEVIKYGVIRDKELFEYLEIEKNKNELINLKNEYLIKIINSSIKTKSHVVSQDEHENGVRAILNYGHSFGHVIENLCGYGKFLHGEAISIGMNIAGKIAIEKGLWSKEELERQRILLESYDLPTEIPKINKEDVLTILMGDKKVRDGKMRFILPKEIGAVDIYDDVEDSLFLKFFS
- a CDS encoding SAM-dependent methyltransferase, which produces MNSLPANNPDWLIKKIIKMGGTISFYDFMNFALNDPINGYYGSGKAELGVRGDFVTSPSLSDDFAFLVGKQIEDWLIQFKSSFLSNQTLSVTEFGAGDGSFMSGLIKYFLENSKNFLEGVSFVIIEPNEGMVEKQKNKLEEFLNLGIDILWKGLDEVEENNINGIVLANEVLDALPVERITFSKGKLIRQAVSIDKKSHKLFFDKMPITRELEKSFELAKSELEITIPPEDALEGWTTEWHVDNSKWLEAIYGKINNGILLIIDYAKEAKKYYNSKNSDGTIVSYVNQKMKNNVLDSPGNCDLTSHVCIETLINDAETLGFNTDGITKQGEALLALGLAERLYGIQKEFKENLSNALLRREALLRLVDPVCLGDFKWFVFKKFNEKKMNINSTCLR
- a CDS encoding Notch domain-containing protein; this translates as MSNKFYEWWKNHRKVVTYGAFIILFSFYLSPVVKEAKYKNQCIKYSTKGALTKFNKDDIGETLLEETGLNVDELAKIEGYKNCIN